From the Bacillota bacterium genome, the window CCGAAGGTGATGGGCGGCTGGTTGCTGACGCCGGGGCAGTATGTGATCAGGCGAAGTCCTTAGAAAACAATCACTTTGTCTGCTTCGGCTGTCCAGTGAGCGAGTTCGACCATCGAACCGAGATTTACCCCCTCGATCAGTTTCAATGCCCACAGCCCGCGCTGGTCAATGCAGGTCACACACGCCAGCACCTCCGCGCCGCCGGCGATGAGGTTTGCCAGCATCTGCCCGATGTTATAGCTGCCTTCCGGGCGGTGGTGTTCTGGCAGTGCGCCGTACACGCCATCGGAGAGCAGGAAGATGCGAATGCGCGTCTGAGGG encodes:
- a CDS encoding DsrE family protein, which produces MNVLFILHEPPYGSERAWNALRLATALQQEVPQTRIRIFLLSDGVYGALPEHHRPEGSYNIGQMLANLIAGGAEVLACVTCIDQRGLWALKLIEGVNLGSMVELAHWTAEADKVIVF